In Chloroflexota bacterium, the genomic window CCACCTCCGTAGGAGAATTCACAGGAACCCATTCCAGGGTCGCGCCAGAAGCCTGCAAGGCCGTGCGCACTTCTGTGGGAAAGTCGTCAGGGCTGCCCAGCAAGGTAATCTGTTGCGCGCGCAAGGCTTCCTCGACGGAAAAGCCCACGGTCGCCTCGCCGCGTTGCAGCCAGGGCAAAGCGGCGCTGAGGTAATGCGGCGGCACCCCCCGGGCAAAGGAGGGGAGCAAAATGTAACGCTGCGTCGCGACAGCCGCGTGCTTGGACGAGCGCTCAGGCCGCGAGGGGTGCGGCACCAGGGCTTCCAACGCCGCCACCGCGCCACGGGGCTTGCCGGAAGGCTCCAGCCAGGCCGCCGAGGCTTCAGGGGATTCCGGCGGGGCCGTCAGCACCCAAAAAGCGCCGCCCAGCACATGGGCAGGCAGGTCGTTTTCCCAGAAAAGGCGCGCAATAGCCGTGTTCGTGCTTTCCACCGCCTCATCAGGTTCGCGGCCATAGCGGCTACCCATCCCCATCAGGAAAATCGAGGGCACCCGCCCCAGCGCGGCGCGCGCTTCTACCGCGTACCAGTCGAAAATGCGGAAGCCGCGGTGGTCTTCGCTGTCAGGGGGGGTAAAGTAGGGCTGAGCAGCCGGCCACACCTCCGGGCCGCCGCGGCCCCATTCAAGGGGCTTGCCTTCAGCCCAGGCATAAGCGCACAGCCCCAACCGCTCGGCCACCAGCGGGTTGCGCCGCCGCAGGCCCTGCAATGCAGCCCGCAAGAAGGCCAGATCCCAGTAATCGCCGCCGGGGGCCAGCGGCGGGAAGAAGGGCTGCAGGCCTTCAGCGTCGGCGGCCGCAGCCAGGGGGGTAAAAGCATCCAGAAAGCGCGCCGGCAGGTCAGGTTGCCCCCAGGCGTTCCCCCACACTTCTTGCAGGTTGGGACGGTCAAAGAAGGCCACCTGGCGCACCCCCCAGCGGGCATACGACCGCAGCAGCACCTGCACCTCTGCAGGCGGGGTTTCCAGCGGCAAAACAAAGTGGACAAAAGGCGTGATGCCGTGCGCCAGCAACCCTTTGAGGAAGTCTTCCGGCACGGCACGCGTCGCCGTGCTGCGCACCACCAGCCAACCAACCCCCATGCGTTGCAACAGCGGCACTACCCCATCCAAATCGGCCTGGCGGTAGCGGTCGGCTGTGGTGCTGTAATAAAGCCCAAAACGGCGAGGTTTTTGTTCGGTCATGGTCTGCTCCCAAAAGCGAATGGCCTGTGAGAGCAGGTGCAAGAGTCGTGCCGAAGGGTGGCAAAACCGCCCGCCGTGTGTGGCTTGTGTTCCAGGGTCTCAGGCGCTCATGTCGTCAGCACCATCCATTTCCCCCAAACGGCGCAGGTGGTTCAGGAACACCGGTGCGTTCAAACGGCGTTCCAGCACGTGGACAAGGTAACCATGCAGCAGGGTTTCCATCTCACGATGCACAACAGGGGCAGGATGCGCCCGGGCGGCTTCCCGAAAACTGCTGCGCTGACAGTGGCGCAGGTAACGCAGCGCGTCCACACTCACTGCGGTCAGCCCGCCGCCAGCAGCGCCACAGTGCGGGCACACCACGCCACCTTCCCGCGGGGCGAAAAACTGCGGCTCCGGGCGCAGGGCCTTACCGCAGCGCACACAATGCTGCAGTTCCGGGCGAAAGCCCACCAGGTCGAGCAGGTGCAGTTCGTAATAGCGCACAACCAGGTCGGCGTCGGGGAAAGTTTCCAAACGGCGCAAGGTTTCCACGAGCAGGCGATACAAGCCCGGATGGTCTTCGTTTTCGTAGGTGAATTTGTCGGCCAGTTCGGCGACGTGCAAGGCATAGGTCATGCGAAGCAAATGGCGGCGCAAACGCGGGAACGTTTCGAGGGCTTCGGCCTGGGTCACAATGGCAAGATCGCGCCCTTCGGCCAGGAAAAGCCGCACCGGCGTCAGCGGTTCGAGATGCCCGGCCTTGCGAGAACGGATACGCCGCACCCCTTTCGCCAGCGCGCGCAGTTTGCCCCGCCCGCGCGCGTAGAGCACCAGCAAGCGGTCGGCCTCGCCAAAATCGGTATGGCGCAACACCACGGCATCTACCGTGAACGTGCGCGGCCTACCCATCCACCGCCTCCCACACCTGATACAGCCCCAAGCGGCCGCCTTCGCCATCGGAGAGAAAAGTCTCCCGCACTCGGAAGCCGGTGGCAGCCGCCAGGGCTTCCAGTTCGGGCTGCGAAAAGTGGTGCACGTAACGCAACCCCCGCCCGCCGTGCCGCCAATCCAGCAAATAATCGCCGGGCTCGACGTCTTCGGGGTGCAGGCCCACGCTTTCCCACGGCTGAATGCGGGCGCGCAGGCGGGCGCTGTTGAGAAACTGCCAGTGGGAATGCACAAACAGCCCGCCAGGGGCAAGCAGCCCCCGAACAGCCGCCACGATGCGGCGGCGCAACGCCTCCCCCGGCAGATGGTGCAGCACCGCGAAAGCCATCACAAAATCGAAAGGCGCAGGCAGCCCCTCATCCCACGTCGGCTCGGCGATGTCACGCCGCAAAATGCGGAAATCCGTTTCAGGGGGTGGGTCAGCGGCCGCGGCGCGGGCGTGTTCCAGCAAATCGGGGCTGAAATCCAGCCCCACGTATCGCCCCCGAAAGCCCTGTGCGCGCAGACCGCGCAGCACGTTGCCATGCCCGCAGCCCACATCCAGCACCGGCGCGCCCGGCGGGACGCGCTCCAAAAGGCGCGCCACGCCGGGCTGCAAGCGCCCGCGCTTCTCGGCAAACGCGGCGCCAAAGCGGGCGTAGAAGTCGCGGTTGAGGGCCAACAGCGTTTGGGAAACCGCAGGAGCCAGCATCAAAAATCAAACACCCGGCCGCTTAGCGGTCTTCCAGGGCGGCCACGCCGGGGAGCACTTTGCCTTCCAACATCTCCAGTGAAGCGCCGCCGCCGGTGCTCAAGTGGGTGATTTTGTCGGCCAGGCCGCTCTGATGAATCGCCGCCACCGAATCGCCGCCGCCCACAATGCTCACAGCGCCGCTTTCGGCCACCGCTTTGGCAATGCCGAAAGTGCCTTCCGCAAACGGCGGCAGTTCGAACACGCCCATCGGCCCGTTCCACACCACCGTGTGCGCCGTGCGGATGACTTCCCCAAAAGCGCGCACAGTCTCAGGGCCGATATCCAGCACCCGCCACCCGGCAGGCACATCGCCCACCGGCATGGTTTTGCGGTTGGCGTCGGCGGCAAAGGCATCGGCAAGCACCACATCCACCGGCAGGTGCAGTTTGCCGCCCGCTTCGGCCAGCAGGGCTTTAGCGGTCTCGATAGCGTCGGCTTCCACCAGCGAATCGCCCATCGCAAAGCCCTGGGCGGCGAAAAAGGTGTTCGCCATGCCGCCGCCAATGAGAATGGCATCGGCCTTGCCGAGCAAATTGCGAATGACGCCGATTTTGTCGCTGATTTTCGCCCCGCCCAAAATGGCGACAAACGGCCGCTCCGGGGCTTCCAGCGCCTGGCCGAGGTAGCGGAGTTCCTTTTCCATCAGGAAACCGGCCACCGCGGGCAAATAGTGCGCCACGCCCACGGTAGAAGCGTGCGCCCGGTGTGCCGAGCCAAAGGCGTCGTTGACGAAAAGGTCACAGTCGGCCGCCAGTTGGCGGGCAAATTCGGGGTCGTTTTTCTTTTCTTCGGGATGGAAGCGGGTGTTTTCCAGCAGCAGCACGCCGCCAGGCTGCAAGACAGCCTTGGCCGACACCGCCGGCGCGCCCACGCAATCTTCGGCAAAGGCCACCGGCAATCCCAGCAGGTCGCTCAGGTGGGAAGCTACCGGCCGCAGGGAAAGTTCCGGCACCCGCTTGCCTTTTGGCCGCCCGAGGTGCGACATCAGCACCACGGCGGCGCCGTTTTGCAACAGATACTCGATGGTGGGAATCGCTGCCCGAATGCGGGTGTCGTCGGCCACCTGCCCTTCTTTCAGGGGCACATTGAAATCAACCCGCACGAGCACTTTCTTCCCGGCCACCTCAACATCGCGGACGGTTTTCTTGTTGAACATGGTTGCCTCCATAGTCTTCGACAAGGGACTCGCTACCTTCATTCTACCGCGTTCTTGCAACCTTCCCCCAACAAAATCTTTTCGGGTTATACTTGGCACCAGCCTTTCAACAGGGCCCTTTTGCTCATGAGCCAAAAACACCTCCGCCTGCCTTACATGCCCGGCCTGGACGGCTTGCGCGCCGTGGCCGTGCTCGCCGTGATGGCTTACCACGCTAACCTGCCGCTGAGCGATGGCGGCTTCCTGGGCGTGGAAGTCTTTTTCGTGCTTTCCGGCTACCTCATCACTTCGCTGCTGCTGCTGGACTGGCTGGACGATGGCAGGCTGAACTACGGCAATTTCTGGCTGCGGCGCGCCCGACGCCTGCTTCCGGCGCTGTGGCTGCTTCTGCTGCTGGTGCCCGTCATGGCGCGCCTGGTCGCCCCCGACGCCCTCTTCCGCCTGCGGGAAGACGTCCCCGCCGCGCTGGCCTATGTCACCAACTGGGTTTACATCCTCCGCAAGATTTCCTACTTCGAGCAGTTTGGCCGCCCGCCGTTGCTGCGGCACCTATGGTCGCTGGCAGTGGAAGAGCAGTTTTACCTCACCTGGCCGCTCATCTTCACCGCGCTGATGGCCGCGGGCGGCGACTTCCGACGCCCCAAACGCCTGTTGAAGCGCTTTACCCTCGCTGCAGTGGTGCTGGCGCTGGCCTCGGCTGCGTGGCGCGCTTACCTTTATGTGCCCTACACCGACCCTTCGCGCCCCTACTACGGCACCGACACGCGGGCCGCGGCCATCCTTTTCGGGGCAGCCTTTGCCGCGCTCTGGCGTCCCCACCACGTGCGGGAAAACGCCGCCCTGCGCGCCCGCAGCCGCCGCTGGGCCGAAATACTCGGCTGGGGCGGCCTGGCCGGCCTGCTGGTCATCTTTGCCCGCGTCAACGATTACACCCCCTTCCTCTACTACGGCGGCTTTCTGCTGGTAGACGCTGCCACGCTGGCCGTCGTTTTCGCCGTCGCCCACCCCGACACCACCTTCGGAAAACTGCTCGGGCACCCTGTGCCGCGCTGGGTAGGGCTGCGAAGTTACGGCATCTACATCTGGCACTGGCCGATTTTCGCCGTGCTGCGCCCCGGCGAAGACTGGCAGGTTCCCCTCGCCGCGGCGGTCGTGGTGCAGTTCGCCCTCACCTTCGCCGTGGCCGAAGCCAGTTACCGCTGGCTGGAACACCCCATCCGCAAGCAGGGCTTCAAGGCCTGGTGGGGCAGTCTGCGCCGCCGGTGGGCGCAGCGGCCTTCGCTCGCCCCGCTGACCGTGGGCGTTTTTCTCGCCCTGCTGGCGGCCAACGTGCAGGGGCTGGTGCAAGCCAAACCAGCGCCCTTGCCGGAAGCCGCCGCAAGCGCGGCCCCTACGGCTTTTCCCACCCCCACAGCCTTCCCCAGCCCTACAACCACGCCCCGCCCCGCCACCGCCGTGGCCGCCGCCCTTCCCACAGCCGCTGCCACCGCCTTCCCCAGCCCCGTTGCCACGGCTTTCCCCACCCCGCACCCCGGCCCAAGCCTCACCATCATCGGCGATTCGGTGCTGCAATCAGCCGTCACCTTCAAATTCTGGCAGGCCTGGGGCAAGCAGGTGGTCGTGGACGCCAAACCCGGCCGCAAGATGAGCGACCTCGCCACCCTCATCCCCGAACTGGCCGCCAAAGGCCAACTGGCGCCCGTGGTCGTCATCCATCTGGGCACCAACTACCCCTTTGCCCCGGAAACCTTAGACGACGCCATGAAAACCCTGCTCGCCCACAGCGTCACCACCGTGTTTTTCGTCAACATCCGCCGCCCCGTGCGCTGGGAAGATTTCGTCAACA contains:
- the recO gene encoding DNA repair protein RecO, translating into MAKAAAWGCIRCGRRWMGRPRTFTVDAVVLRHTDFGEADRLLVLYARGRGKLRALAKGVRRIRSRKAGHLEPLTPVRLFLAEGRDLAIVTQAEALETFPRLRRHLLRMTYALHVAELADKFTYENEDHPGLYRLLVETLRRLETFPDADLVVRYYELHLLDLVGFRPELQHCVRCGKALRPEPQFFAPREGGVVCPHCGAAGGGLTAVSVDALRYLRHCQRSSFREAARAHPAPVVHREMETLLHGYLVHVLERRLNAPVFLNHLRRLGEMDGADDMSA
- a CDS encoding class I SAM-dependent methyltransferase, which produces MLAPAVSQTLLALNRDFYARFGAAFAEKRGRLQPGVARLLERVPPGAPVLDVGCGHGNVLRGLRAQGFRGRYVGLDFSPDLLEHARAAAADPPPETDFRILRRDIAEPTWDEGLPAPFDFVMAFAVLHHLPGEALRRRIVAAVRGLLAPGGLFVHSHWQFLNSARLRARIQPWESVGLHPEDVEPGDYLLDWRHGGRGLRYVHHFSQPELEALAAATGFRVRETFLSDGEGGRLGLYQVWEAVDG
- a CDS encoding phosphoglycerate kinase, with amino-acid sequence MFNKKTVRDVEVAGKKVLVRVDFNVPLKEGQVADDTRIRAAIPTIEYLLQNGAAVVLMSHLGRPKGKRVPELSLRPVASHLSDLLGLPVAFAEDCVGAPAVSAKAVLQPGGVLLLENTRFHPEEKKNDPEFARQLAADCDLFVNDAFGSAHRAHASTVGVAHYLPAVAGFLMEKELRYLGQALEAPERPFVAILGGAKISDKIGVIRNLLGKADAILIGGGMANTFFAAQGFAMGDSLVEADAIETAKALLAEAGGKLHLPVDVVLADAFAADANRKTMPVGDVPAGWRVLDIGPETVRAFGEVIRTAHTVVWNGPMGVFELPPFAEGTFGIAKAVAESGAVSIVGGGDSVAAIHQSGLADKITHLSTGGGASLEMLEGKVLPGVAALEDR
- a CDS encoding acyltransferase; translation: MSQKHLRLPYMPGLDGLRAVAVLAVMAYHANLPLSDGGFLGVEVFFVLSGYLITSLLLLDWLDDGRLNYGNFWLRRARRLLPALWLLLLLVPVMARLVAPDALFRLREDVPAALAYVTNWVYILRKISYFEQFGRPPLLRHLWSLAVEEQFYLTWPLIFTALMAAGGDFRRPKRLLKRFTLAAVVLALASAAWRAYLYVPYTDPSRPYYGTDTRAAAILFGAAFAALWRPHHVRENAALRARSRRWAEILGWGGLAGLLVIFARVNDYTPFLYYGGFLLVDAATLAVVFAVAHPDTTFGKLLGHPVPRWVGLRSYGIYIWHWPIFAVLRPGEDWQVPLAAAVVVQFALTFAVAEASYRWLEHPIRKQGFKAWWGSLRRRWAQRPSLAPLTVGVFLALLAANVQGLVQAKPAPLPEAAASAAPTAFPTPTAFPSPTTTPRPATAVAAALPTAAATAFPSPVATAFPTPHPGPSLTIIGDSVLQSAVTFKFWQAWGKQVVVDAKPGRKMSDLATLIPELAAKGQLAPVVVIHLGTNYPFAPETLDDAMKTLLAHSVTTVFFVNIRRPVRWEDFVNKRIEEGVARWPQAYLIDWHALALQHPEWFVEDHIHLRYYGTQAYVNFIMAQVGKVLGKPIPTATPAP